One Telluria mixta DNA window includes the following coding sequences:
- the fdxA gene encoding ferredoxin FdxA, producing the protein MAFVVTESCIQCKHTDCVVVCPVDCFREGPNFLVIDPTECIDCAVCLPECPEEAIFAEGDVPEGQRDFIALNALLAKHPNWAPITELKAPLPEHEKWSQVVNKRSHLDRDGA; encoded by the coding sequence ATGGCATTTGTTGTTACTGAATCGTGCATTCAATGTAAGCATACCGATTGTGTCGTCGTCTGCCCGGTCGACTGTTTTCGTGAAGGGCCGAATTTTCTGGTGATTGATCCAACCGAATGCATCGATTGCGCGGTTTGCCTGCCCGAATGTCCGGAAGAAGCGATCTTTGCCGAAGGTGATGTGCCTGAGGGGCAGCGGGATTTCATCGCATTGAATGCGCTGCTGGCCAAACATCCCAATTGGGCGCCGATTACAGAACTTAAGGCTCCGCTTCCTGAGCATGAGAAATGGTCCCAGGTCGTGAACAAGCGCAGCCATCTGGACAGGGATGGTGCTTAG
- a CDS encoding cystine ABC transporter substrate-binding protein, which yields MPTRFPTATRRALLLTPLLTLVFSAVTLPARAADLLDTVRTRGTLRIALEGTYPPFNFKDAKTGQLAGYDVDVAKLVCARLGVKPEFVTTEWAAILAGLGAGKYDVIVSQVGITPRRQQAFDFSRPYTYSAPQLIVRRNENTTYRSLADLKGRKVGVGQGSVFEQQVRAVPGIEVKSYPAAPENLQDLAFGRIDAALNDSLMVAYLLKNSQLPIRAGARVGDVERMGIAFRKGNPTFHAAVDKALDEVRVDGSLKQVSLKWFGVDATRAP from the coding sequence ATGCCTACACGATTCCCGACCGCCACACGGCGCGCGCTGCTGTTGACCCCGCTGTTGACCCTGGTCTTCTCGGCCGTGACGCTGCCGGCCCGCGCGGCCGACCTGCTCGACACCGTCAGGACGCGTGGAACCTTGCGCATCGCGCTGGAAGGCACGTATCCACCGTTCAATTTCAAGGACGCGAAGACGGGGCAACTGGCCGGCTACGACGTCGACGTCGCGAAACTCGTCTGCGCCAGGCTCGGCGTGAAACCGGAGTTCGTGACGACGGAGTGGGCCGCGATCCTCGCCGGCCTGGGTGCGGGCAAGTACGACGTCATCGTCAGCCAGGTGGGCATCACGCCGCGGCGCCAGCAGGCATTCGATTTCTCCCGGCCTTACACCTATTCGGCGCCGCAACTGATCGTGCGCCGCAACGAGAACACGACGTACCGGAGTCTCGCCGACCTGAAGGGCCGCAAGGTCGGCGTGGGGCAGGGCAGCGTGTTCGAGCAACAGGTGCGTGCCGTGCCCGGCATCGAGGTCAAGAGCTATCCGGCCGCGCCGGAAAACCTGCAGGATCTGGCGTTCGGCCGCATCGACGCCGCCCTCAACGACAGCCTGATGGTCGCGTACCTGCTGAAGAATTCGCAATTGCCGATCCGCGCCGGCGCGCGCGTGGGCGACGTCGAGCGCATGGGCATCGCGTTCCGCAAGGGTAATCCGACATTCCATGCGGCCGTCGACAAGGCCCTCGACGAGGTGCGTGTGGACGGCAGCCTGAAGCAGGTGTCGCTCAAATGGTTCGGCGTCGACGCGACGCGCGCGCCGTGA
- a CDS encoding glycoside hydrolase family 3 C-terminal domain-containing protein gives MLSGGGSSQVTPAGPSHIVSMGGNTEIDVLTRRQIWFGPGPLDAIRVRTGKSEVVFDDGRYPSAAAELARNADVAIVFGTQWNGENEDTPDTTLPHGQDTLIAAVTAANPRTVVVLETGNAVSTPWLEQSAAVLEAWYPGQHGADAIADVLFGQVNPSGRLPVTFHASLDQLPRPRLPGFGLPPDSSYNIDFPEGSDVGYRWFAKTGAKPVFPFGHGLSYTTFAVSDLKVEGGKTLTVSFAVKNTGDRAGADVPQVYLRSAAGKAQTRLIGFDKVELAPGEQKRVSVVADPRLLASFDTAAHGWRVAGGEYRVSVSDDASDAALEGGAKVAAQLLKP, from the coding sequence GTGCTGTCGGGTGGCGGCTCGTCGCAGGTCACTCCGGCGGGACCGTCTCACATCGTCAGCATGGGCGGCAATACGGAGATCGACGTGCTCACGCGGCGCCAGATCTGGTTCGGACCGGGCCCGCTTGATGCGATCCGCGTACGCACCGGCAAGTCCGAAGTCGTGTTCGACGACGGGCGCTACCCATCCGCTGCGGCCGAACTGGCGCGCAATGCCGACGTGGCCATCGTGTTCGGCACCCAATGGAACGGAGAGAACGAGGACACGCCGGACACCACGCTGCCGCATGGCCAGGATACCCTGATCGCCGCCGTCACGGCGGCCAACCCGCGTACCGTCGTGGTCCTGGAAACGGGCAATGCCGTGTCCACGCCGTGGCTTGAGCAGAGTGCCGCCGTGCTGGAAGCGTGGTATCCGGGCCAGCATGGCGCCGATGCGATCGCCGACGTGCTGTTTGGCCAGGTGAATCCGTCCGGCCGCCTGCCGGTCACATTCCACGCTTCGTTGGATCAACTGCCGCGCCCCCGCCTGCCGGGCTTCGGTCTGCCGCCGGACAGCAGCTACAACATCGACTTCCCCGAAGGATCCGACGTCGGGTACCGCTGGTTTGCCAAGACCGGCGCCAAACCAGTATTCCCCTTCGGGCACGGCCTGTCGTACACGACCTTTGCGGTGTCGGACCTGAAGGTCGAAGGCGGCAAGACGCTCACGGTCAGCTTCGCCGTGAAGAACACCGGTGATCGCGCCGGCGCCGACGTGCCCCAGGTCTATCTACGCTCCGCCGCCGGTAAGGCGCAGACTCGCCTGATCGGGTTCGACAAGGTCGAGCTGGCGCCGGGCGAGCAAAAACGTGTGTCAGTCGTGGCCGATCCACGCCTGCTGGCGAGCTTCGACACTGCTGCGCACGGCTGGCGAGTCGCGGGTGGCGAATACCGGGTCTCCGTGAGCGACGACGCGTCCGATGCTGCCCTCGAAGGCGGCGCGAAGGTGGCAGCGCAGTTGCTCAAACCCTGA
- a CDS encoding GNAT family N-acetyltransferase yields MGIEIRQATPNDAPAACRLLRHSIEEGCVPDHGGRPDILQAWLGNKTTQNVLGWLSSPSNYAVVAEQDGEVVGFALVNQAGKVPLCYVRPDLVRQGVGRALLRSLETQARAWNISKLHMQSPGSASGFFERQGYVNAGKDKACFGLECDFLWKQLDAETVPARKKFCNCSQ; encoded by the coding sequence ATGGGTATCGAAATTCGCCAGGCAACACCGAATGACGCGCCGGCCGCATGCCGGCTGCTGCGCCATTCGATCGAAGAGGGCTGCGTGCCCGACCACGGCGGCCGTCCCGACATCCTGCAGGCCTGGCTCGGCAACAAGACGACCCAGAACGTGCTGGGTTGGCTGTCGTCGCCCAGCAACTATGCCGTCGTGGCGGAGCAGGACGGGGAAGTGGTCGGCTTCGCGCTGGTGAACCAGGCGGGCAAGGTACCGTTATGCTATGTCCGGCCGGACCTGGTGCGCCAGGGCGTCGGACGCGCGCTGCTGCGCTCACTCGAAACCCAGGCGCGCGCCTGGAACATCAGCAAGCTGCACATGCAGAGCCCCGGATCCGCCAGCGGCTTTTTCGAGCGCCAGGGCTATGTCAACGCGGGCAAGGACAAGGCGTGTTTCGGTCTCGAATGCGACTTCCTGTGGAAGCAGCTCGACGCCGAAACGGTGCCGGCACGCAAAAAATTTTGCAATTGCAGCCAGTGA
- a CDS encoding DUF378 domain-containing protein: MATMNAPTMERRHLPERRASVREGTTAMSGIDYAAMALLIIGGLNWAMVGLFDVDVVATLFGPGSPASRVVYVVVGLAALYSIYTATKLSRHHPH; this comes from the coding sequence ATGGCAACCATGAACGCACCCACGATGGAACGCCGGCACCTGCCCGAACGGCGCGCTTCCGTGCGCGAAGGCACGACTGCGATGTCCGGTATCGACTACGCCGCCATGGCGCTCCTGATCATCGGCGGCCTGAACTGGGCGATGGTGGGCCTGTTCGACGTCGACGTCGTTGCCACGCTGTTCGGTCCGGGCAGCCCGGCCAGCCGCGTCGTGTATGTCGTCGTCGGCCTCGCGGCCCTGTACTCGATCTATACGGCGACCAAGCTGAGCCGTCACCATCCCCACTGA
- the moaA gene encoding GTP 3',8-cyclase MoaA produces the protein MGTLIDRFGRHIDYLRLSVTDRCDLRCQYCMPEGFKGFEEPAHWLTFDEIERLVSIFAQLGISRVRLTGGEPLLRKGLPELAARLAKLPELHDISLSTNGTQLVKHGAALRSAGVQRLNVSLDTLQAERFHQICGRPVFDDVLAGLAHARQLGFDPIKINMVAMKGVNDDEIDDMVSFCMDQGFVLRLIETMPVGQTGRDAQFLDLQAELDRIQHRFGLLDQIQLVGAGPARYLSTVDGRFSVGFITPISQHFCASCNRIRMTVDGTLHLCLGQEAQVEFRPLLRSEASDSEIVAAIHQAIELKPERHEFREQPSKIMRFMSMTGG, from the coding sequence ATGGGAACCCTGATAGACCGCTTCGGTCGCCACATCGACTATCTGCGCCTGTCGGTGACCGATCGATGCGACTTGCGCTGCCAATACTGCATGCCCGAGGGCTTTAAGGGATTTGAAGAGCCCGCACACTGGCTAACATTTGACGAGATCGAACGTCTGGTAAGTATCTTCGCGCAGCTCGGGATCAGCCGCGTACGCCTGACGGGAGGCGAGCCGCTGTTGCGCAAGGGGCTGCCGGAACTTGCGGCTCGTTTGGCAAAGCTTCCGGAACTGCATGACATCTCGCTTTCGACCAACGGCACTCAGCTTGTCAAGCACGGCGCAGCGCTCAGAAGCGCCGGGGTGCAACGACTGAATGTGAGCCTCGATACGCTGCAAGCTGAGCGTTTTCACCAGATTTGTGGACGCCCAGTCTTCGATGATGTGCTTGCGGGGCTCGCTCACGCAAGACAACTTGGTTTCGATCCAATAAAGATCAACATGGTGGCCATGAAGGGCGTGAACGACGACGAAATTGATGACATGGTGTCGTTCTGCATGGACCAAGGCTTTGTTCTGCGCTTGATTGAAACCATGCCGGTAGGGCAAACCGGACGCGACGCACAATTCCTTGATCTGCAGGCGGAATTAGATCGCATCCAGCACAGGTTCGGCCTTCTTGATCAGATTCAGCTCGTTGGTGCGGGACCGGCACGCTACCTGAGTACCGTGGACGGACGATTCAGCGTGGGATTTATCACACCGATTTCGCAGCATTTCTGCGCAAGCTGCAACAGGATCAGGATGACGGTCGATGGCACATTGCATCTGTGCCTTGGGCAGGAAGCACAAGTCGAATTCCGACCGCTCTTGCGCAGTGAGGCGTCAGACAGCGAAATCGTCGCGGCCATTCATCAGGCCATCGAGCTCAAGCCTGAACGGCATGAATTTCGGGAACAGCCGAGCAAGATTATGCGGTTCATGTCGATGACAGGTGGCTGA
- a CDS encoding TetR/AcrR family transcriptional regulator, with protein sequence MSLSFANNSPRAMSGRFCGENYGSPLRNEESGGGAGPATAQFPPFGIGRGTPFFSLTHCTKRKTRFGNDRKCNDHKSPTRPTVAHAGPKRNYASNESRATLVREATNLLTERPYAGTGIDEIIRLAGLSKGTFYYFFGAKREFGEAV encoded by the coding sequence ATGTCGTTGAGTTTCGCGAACAACTCCCCAAGAGCAATGTCGGGAAGATTCTGCGGCGAGAACTACGGGAGTCCATTGCGAAATGAAGAGAGCGGTGGCGGTGCTGGTCCCGCCACTGCTCAATTTCCACCATTCGGAATTGGTCGAGGGACTCCATTTTTTTCTTTGACTCACTGCACCAAAAGAAAAACTAGGTTCGGCAATGATCGTAAATGCAACGACCACAAATCGCCTACACGACCGACAGTGGCGCATGCCGGTCCGAAACGGAATTATGCCAGTAACGAATCCCGAGCAACCCTGGTTCGGGAGGCGACCAACTTGCTCACGGAGCGACCATACGCGGGTACTGGTATTGACGAGATAATTCGTCTCGCCGGCCTTTCCAAAGGGACCTTTTACTACTTCTTCGGCGCAAAGCGGGAGTTTGGCGAGGCAGTCTGA
- a CDS encoding tyrosine-type recombinase/integrase, with translation MNITIYKAESLPGEFSDCPEYPYQLPPGFMFLVDDDNLEVIEPALLYLVDRFIKSGEGGGYHTHRAVAYDLCDWWNFLSQIQCPWNAVDSDVVVEYRDIRLKTISPQTHEMLLSSTVKRRMIYISDFYDWAHRIGLVSRVDFEREEKRISIPIDSDEFAHTRSGTIKKAVSRLMPSKGKKRRRAASFLSVDEWRTLSRELGPLPTESKQMDDPRPSRDRLACELSINSGLRVDEIAKLTKYQILDLVAKIPFDAEPDQFISLHVTETKRLVPRDVDIPVYLIYELIHYIDNERSAALEIARKTWLKKRVNEPVTLFLNGVDARHHAGKPINSDTLDAAFRSAQFAAGLVKTIEKKDPDTREVYFTKDALHVFHTLRHTFAMWLYDAEIHAGNTAPWKVVQSKLGHAKLSTTMNTYLSHFDGRRRSVNRATFDGIRNKYNGN, from the coding sequence TTGAACATCACAATTTACAAAGCCGAAAGCTTGCCTGGGGAGTTCTCGGACTGCCCCGAGTACCCCTATCAACTACCACCAGGCTTCATGTTTCTTGTAGATGACGACAACCTCGAAGTGATCGAACCAGCTTTGCTATACCTCGTTGATAGGTTTATCAAGAGCGGAGAAGGAGGGGGGTATCACACTCACAGAGCGGTGGCATATGATCTTTGCGACTGGTGGAATTTCCTTTCTCAAATTCAATGTCCTTGGAATGCGGTCGATAGCGATGTGGTAGTGGAATATCGTGATATTCGCTTAAAAACTATAAGCCCACAAACCCACGAAATGTTGCTGTCTAGTACTGTCAAACGTAGGATGATTTATATATCTGACTTTTATGATTGGGCGCACCGCATAGGCTTAGTTAGCCGGGTTGATTTCGAGCGCGAGGAAAAGCGAATTTCGATACCTATCGACAGCGATGAGTTTGCGCATACACGATCAGGGACCATCAAGAAGGCAGTATCACGATTGATGCCTTCCAAAGGGAAAAAACGTCGAAGAGCAGCGAGCTTTTTGTCTGTTGATGAGTGGCGTACTTTATCTCGTGAACTCGGGCCGCTTCCAACTGAGTCTAAACAAATGGATGACCCAAGACCTTCGCGAGATCGCCTTGCTTGTGAACTTTCCATAAATTCTGGACTTCGAGTTGACGAGATAGCAAAGTTAACTAAATATCAGATCCTTGACTTGGTTGCTAAAATTCCTTTTGATGCTGAGCCCGATCAGTTCATCTCTTTGCATGTGACGGAAACGAAACGTCTTGTTCCACGGGATGTGGACATTCCCGTATATTTAATCTATGAGCTTATTCACTATATTGATAACGAGCGCTCGGCGGCATTGGAAATTGCACGAAAAACTTGGTTGAAAAAACGAGTAAATGAGCCGGTAACTTTGTTTTTGAATGGGGTAGATGCCCGACATCATGCTGGAAAACCCATTAATTCAGACACATTGGATGCCGCCTTTCGATCTGCTCAGTTTGCTGCTGGTCTAGTAAAGACCATTGAGAAAAAAGATCCGGACACACGCGAAGTCTATTTCACAAAAGACGCTCTACACGTGTTCCATACTTTGCGTCACACGTTTGCAATGTGGCTTTATGATGCTGAAATCCATGCAGGCAATACTGCTCCTTGGAAGGTGGTTCAGTCAAAACTTGGACATGCCAAGCTGTCTACCACAATGAATACTTATTTGTCGCATTTTGATGGAAGACGCCGCTCGGTAAATCGCGCGACATTTGATGGAATTCGGAATAAATATAATGGGAATTAA
- a CDS encoding ferredoxin--NADP reductase, with protein MSNFNTERVLSVHHWNDTLFSFKTTRDKVMRFHNGHFVMIGLEVNGKPLMRAYSIASPNYEEHLEFLSIKVQDGPLTSHLQHLREGDHILVGRKPVGTLVLDDIKPGKRLYLFGTGTGLAPFMSIIRDPETYARFDKVVLVHGVRVVSEFAYADFITKELPQNEFIGELVREKLLYYPTATREPFKYQGRLTDLLTSGKLAEDIGLPPLDPALDRAMICGSPAMLQDTCDLLNARGFVISPGQGEPGDYVIERAFVEK; from the coding sequence ATGTCCAATTTCAATACAGAACGCGTGCTGAGTGTCCATCACTGGAATGACACTTTATTCAGCTTCAAGACCACGCGCGACAAAGTCATGCGTTTCCACAATGGCCACTTTGTGATGATCGGTCTGGAGGTGAATGGGAAGCCACTCATGCGCGCTTATAGCATCGCCAGCCCGAATTACGAAGAGCATCTTGAATTCCTCAGTATCAAGGTACAAGACGGCCCATTGACCTCGCACTTGCAACATCTGCGGGAAGGTGACCATATCCTCGTTGGTCGCAAGCCGGTTGGTACGTTGGTGTTAGACGATATAAAGCCCGGCAAGCGTCTGTATTTGTTTGGCACCGGAACGGGCTTGGCTCCGTTCATGAGCATTATCCGGGATCCAGAAACCTACGCGCGCTTCGACAAAGTCGTGTTGGTGCACGGTGTGCGCGTGGTCAGCGAGTTTGCATATGCGGATTTCATTACGAAGGAATTGCCGCAGAACGAATTCATCGGCGAGCTCGTACGCGAGAAGCTGCTCTACTATCCGACCGCGACGCGCGAACCATTCAAGTACCAGGGCCGGCTGACCGACCTCCTTACAAGCGGAAAGCTTGCCGAAGACATCGGTCTTCCTCCGCTCGATCCCGCACTTGACCGCGCGATGATCTGCGGAAGTCCGGCAATGCTGCAAGACACCTGCGACCTTCTAAACGCCCGCGGCTTTGTCATCTCCCCCGGGCAAGGAGAACCGGGTGATTACGTGATAGAGCGGGCGTTCGTCGAAAAATAA
- a CDS encoding vWA domain-containing protein: protein MLIGFFFALKKAKIRVSVSEFLSLLEAIQKKVIGPSVNDFYYLSRTTLVKDETHYDKFDKAFGLYFQGVCEIFDENLEGTFDLLSPGFGSEALPVQQVVAENFSSDKLIKCPATSDSEREVDPHGDNNGRGKQGNSPFINGGKNPQGNRADGKGGNRSATKVWEARPYRDYDNERELGIRNMKMALRRLRKFSREGFQEEFALAETVHATANNAGYLDIKMQRERKNNIKVLMLLDVGGTMDDHIRCTEELFSAVKGEFKNMEFFYFHNCVYGYLWKSNCRRQTERFITWDVLRKYRSDTRLIFVGDASMNPYEVLQPGGSVEYNNEEAGAVWLERCTTTFPRFIWLNPESEDLWSHRKSTDLIRQIMNNRMFPLTIAGIERGMRLLSK from the coding sequence ATGCTGATTGGCTTTTTCTTTGCCCTTAAGAAAGCGAAAATTCGCGTATCGGTCAGTGAATTTCTGAGTCTGCTGGAAGCAATTCAAAAAAAAGTAATCGGCCCTTCTGTAAATGACTTTTACTATCTGTCGCGTACAACGTTAGTGAAGGATGAGACTCATTATGACAAGTTCGATAAGGCATTTGGACTGTACTTTCAAGGCGTATGTGAGATCTTCGATGAAAATTTGGAGGGGACGTTTGATTTGTTGTCCCCGGGATTTGGCAGTGAAGCACTTCCCGTGCAGCAGGTGGTAGCTGAGAATTTTTCCAGCGACAAACTGATTAAATGTCCAGCGACGTCCGACAGCGAACGAGAGGTCGATCCCCATGGCGACAACAACGGGCGCGGAAAGCAAGGTAATTCGCCATTTATCAATGGCGGGAAAAATCCGCAAGGAAATCGCGCCGATGGAAAAGGCGGAAATCGTAGCGCAACGAAGGTGTGGGAGGCGCGTCCTTATCGAGACTATGACAACGAGCGTGAACTCGGCATCCGTAACATGAAGATGGCCCTGCGACGTCTTCGTAAATTTTCTCGGGAGGGCTTCCAAGAGGAGTTTGCATTGGCTGAGACCGTGCATGCCACAGCCAATAATGCAGGCTACCTCGACATCAAGATGCAGCGCGAGCGCAAGAACAATATCAAGGTATTGATGTTGCTCGATGTGGGCGGCACAATGGACGATCACATACGGTGCACCGAAGAATTGTTCTCGGCCGTGAAGGGTGAATTCAAGAATATGGAGTTCTTCTATTTCCACAATTGTGTCTATGGCTATCTTTGGAAAAGCAATTGTCGGCGCCAGACTGAACGTTTCATTACTTGGGATGTTTTGCGTAAGTATCGATCAGATACCAGGCTGATCTTCGTTGGCGACGCCTCGATGAACCCTTATGAGGTACTTCAACCAGGCGGCTCAGTCGAATATAACAATGAAGAAGCCGGCGCAGTCTGGCTGGAGCGCTGCACGACGACATTTCCCAGATTTATCTGGCTCAATCCGGAGTCGGAAGATCTGTGGTCCCACCGAAAATCGACCGATCTAATTCGCCAGATCATGAACAACCGCATGTTCCCACTGACCATAGCGGGAATAGAACGTGGGATGCGCTTGCTAAGCAAATAG
- a CDS encoding AMP-binding protein, which yields MNKRKHHHNWYNSYPAGIPHEIDVTEFHSIVDVYNKSVSQYRHRPAYSNFGKTITYGELDLMVQRFANYLICELKLAKGERIAIMMPNCLQYPVALFGSLLAGLTVVNVNPLYTPRELRHQMKDSGACILVVADNFGRTVEDAELGSPLRKVITTGLGDLLGFPKGALVNFAARYVKKVVPTYTLKNTIRFKETLDVGAGFPAPFVSHSADDLAFLQYTGGTTGVSKGAALSHRNIVANMQQVAAWVSGNVEMGKETVVTALPMYHIFALTANCLVFLRVGGHNLLITNPRDMPGFVKELSSVRFTVLTGVNTLFSGLLNTPGFERLDFSELRLTIGAGMAVQRSVAERWKTITGTPLIEGYGMTESSPVATINPFVAGAEFSGSVGLPMPSTQVCVKDPEGNTLGCDEVGELCLMGPQIMQGYWQRPSETEKVMDEDGWLHTGDLARIDAGGYVYIVDRIKDMILVSGFNVYPNEIEDVLAAMPGILEVAVIGAPSAKSGEIVMAIVVRKDDSLSAEEVKAYARKYLTGYKVPHVVEFREQLPKSNVGKILRRELRESIAK from the coding sequence GTGAACAAACGAAAACACCACCACAACTGGTACAACAGCTACCCTGCTGGCATTCCCCACGAAATCGACGTCACCGAATTCCACTCTATCGTTGACGTCTACAACAAGTCGGTGTCGCAATACCGGCACCGCCCCGCCTACAGTAATTTTGGTAAGACCATTACCTATGGTGAGCTGGACTTGATGGTGCAGCGTTTCGCCAACTACTTGATTTGCGAACTGAAGCTCGCCAAGGGGGAGCGAATCGCCATTATGATGCCTAACTGCCTACAGTATCCGGTGGCGCTGTTCGGCAGTCTGTTGGCAGGTTTGACTGTCGTAAATGTCAATCCGCTCTATACGCCAAGGGAACTACGGCACCAAATGAAAGACTCTGGCGCGTGCATCCTGGTTGTGGCAGATAATTTCGGCCGTACGGTTGAGGATGCCGAACTGGGCAGTCCGCTACGAAAAGTCATAACCACCGGACTGGGAGATCTGCTTGGTTTCCCGAAGGGGGCGTTGGTCAACTTCGCAGCTCGCTATGTAAAGAAGGTAGTTCCAACCTATACTTTAAAGAACACGATCCGGTTCAAGGAAACGCTCGATGTCGGTGCCGGATTTCCTGCCCCGTTCGTGAGCCACTCGGCCGACGACCTGGCATTCCTGCAGTACACTGGTGGTACCACCGGTGTCTCGAAAGGGGCTGCGCTCTCCCATCGCAACATAGTCGCAAATATGCAACAGGTGGCGGCCTGGGTGTCAGGCAATGTCGAGATGGGCAAAGAAACCGTGGTCACCGCACTACCGATGTACCACATCTTTGCGCTGACGGCGAACTGCTTGGTGTTTCTGCGAGTTGGCGGGCACAATCTCTTGATTACGAATCCGCGCGACATGCCGGGATTTGTGAAGGAGCTGTCCAGCGTCCGCTTTACGGTGCTGACCGGCGTCAATACCTTGTTCAGCGGATTGCTGAACACCCCTGGTTTCGAGCGCCTTGATTTTTCTGAACTTCGTTTGACGATTGGCGCTGGCATGGCGGTCCAGCGTTCGGTAGCGGAACGCTGGAAGACGATTACCGGGACGCCTCTTATCGAAGGCTACGGTATGACGGAGAGTTCGCCCGTGGCCACCATTAATCCTTTCGTGGCGGGCGCCGAATTTAGCGGGTCCGTCGGACTGCCGATGCCATCGACGCAGGTTTGTGTGAAGGATCCTGAAGGTAACACACTAGGATGCGACGAAGTCGGTGAGCTGTGTCTGATGGGGCCGCAGATTATGCAGGGATACTGGCAGCGGCCGTCGGAAACGGAAAAGGTCATGGACGAGGACGGCTGGCTGCATACCGGTGATCTCGCTCGTATCGATGCAGGTGGTTATGTCTACATTGTGGATCGGATCAAGGACATGATTCTCGTCTCAGGATTTAATGTCTATCCAAATGAGATTGAAGACGTGCTCGCCGCGATGCCTGGCATTCTGGAGGTTGCCGTCATTGGTGCGCCCAGCGCGAAGTCTGGTGAGATTGTCATGGCGATCGTGGTCAGAAAAGACGACTCACTCAGCGCTGAGGAAGTGAAGGCTTATGCTCGGAAGTACCTGACCGGCTATAAGGTACCTCATGTCGTTGAGTTTCGCGAACAACTCCCCAAGAGCAATGTCGGGAAGATTCTGCGGCGAGAACTACGGGAGTCCATTGCGAAATGA
- a CDS encoding YcbK family protein: MASRRDFLHHGLRLTALGLVAVPLVDAQAARSQADAPGTDLEPPPDLFDAQVVDIDFWVKPRTLSVVRPQSGERANVMYWKDGEVIDSAYQELCHLLRDVNGKAAIAIDPKLIETLWASQAFVARYGLDRPLEILSGYRTPASNNRLIEQGVPAARQSLHMSGKAADVRIAGLTEEVLGGLVKSFRKGGVGFYYRSGPKGGWIHTDTGLNRTWKG, encoded by the coding sequence ATGGCTTCCCGTAGAGATTTTCTTCACCACGGCTTGCGCCTGACCGCGCTGGGACTCGTCGCCGTCCCGCTGGTCGATGCACAGGCAGCCCGTTCCCAGGCCGACGCCCCCGGCACGGACCTGGAACCGCCTCCCGATCTGTTCGATGCCCAGGTCGTCGACATCGACTTCTGGGTCAAGCCGCGCACGTTGTCCGTAGTCCGTCCGCAAAGCGGCGAACGCGCCAATGTCATGTACTGGAAGGACGGCGAGGTGATCGACTCGGCCTACCAGGAACTGTGCCATCTGCTGCGCGACGTGAACGGCAAGGCTGCCATCGCCATCGACCCGAAGCTGATCGAAACGCTGTGGGCGTCGCAGGCGTTCGTCGCGCGCTACGGCCTCGACCGGCCGCTGGAAATCCTGTCCGGCTACCGCACCCCCGCGTCCAACAACCGCCTGATCGAGCAGGGCGTGCCCGCCGCGCGCCAGTCGCTGCACATGTCGGGCAAGGCGGCGGACGTGCGCATCGCCGGCCTCACCGAGGAAGTGCTGGGCGGGCTCGTGAAGAGCTTCCGCAAGGGCGGCGTCGGTTTCTACTACCGCTCCGGCCCGAAAGGCGGCTGGATCCATACGGACACAGGCCTCAACCGTACCTGGAAGGGCTGA
- a CDS encoding metallophosphoesterase family protein, which produces MRVGLISDTHGLLRPEALAFLAGSDHIVHGGDIGGPEILERLAAIAPLTVVRGNNDTAPWARTIPATARVEFGNVALYAIHDLKELDIDPRAAGVRVVVSGHSHKPACSERNGVLYVNPGSAGRRRFSLPIAAAELVIDGDAVAVKLVTLREMP; this is translated from the coding sequence ATGCGGGTCGGTCTGATTTCCGACACGCACGGCCTGCTGCGGCCCGAGGCGCTCGCGTTTCTCGCCGGGTCCGATCACATCGTCCACGGCGGTGACATCGGCGGCCCGGAGATCCTCGAGCGCCTGGCGGCCATCGCCCCGCTGACGGTCGTCCGCGGCAACAACGACACGGCGCCGTGGGCGCGCACGATACCCGCGACGGCCCGCGTCGAGTTCGGGAACGTGGCGCTGTATGCGATCCACGACCTGAAGGAACTCGACATCGACCCGCGCGCGGCCGGTGTGCGGGTCGTCGTGTCCGGCCACTCGCACAAGCCCGCATGCAGCGAGCGCAACGGCGTGCTGTACGTGAATCCGGGCAGCGCCGGGCGGCGGCGGTTCAGCCTGCCGATTGCTGCAGCCGAACTCGTCATCGATGGCGATGCCGTCGCAGTAAAGCTGGTGACGCTCCGGGAAATGCCGTAG